From Pongo pygmaeus isolate AG05252 chromosome 2, NHGRI_mPonPyg2-v2.0_pri, whole genome shotgun sequence, a single genomic window includes:
- the PIGZ gene encoding GPI mannosyltransferase 4, producing MAVRVLWGGLSLLRVLWCLLPQTGYVHPDEFFQSPEVMAEDILGVQATRPWEFYPSSSCRTVVFPLLISGSTFWLLRLWAELGPWPGLVSGYVLLVGPRLLLTALSFALDGAVYHLAPRLGADRWNALALLSGSYVTLVFYTRTFSNTIEGLLFAWLLVLVSSHVMWGPTRKEPAPGPRWHSWLLGGIVAAGFFNRPTFLAFAVVPLYLWGTRGATNPGLKSLTREALVLLPGAALTAAVFVAMDSWYFSSPATSRTLVLTPVNFLHYNLNPQNLARHGTHARLTHLAVNGFLLFGVLHAQALQAAWQQLRGGLQASAQMGLLRALGAGSLLSSPRSYLLLLYFMPLALLSAFSHQEARFLIPLLVPLVLLCSPQTQPVPWKGTVVLFNALGAFLFGCLHQGGLVPGLEYLEQVVHAPVLPSTPTHYTLLFTHTYMPPRHLLHLPGLGSPVEVVDMGGTEDWVLCQTLKSFTRQPACQVAGGPWLCRLFVVTPGTTRRAVEKCSFPFKNETLLFPHLTLEDPPALSSLLSGAWRDHLSLHIVELGEET from the exons ATGGCAGTCAGGGTGCTTTGGGGTGGCCTCAGCCTGCTCCGAGTGCTGTGGTGTCTCCTTCCGCAGACGGGCTATGTGCACCCAGATGAGTTCTTCCAGTCCCCTGAGGTGATGGCAG AGGACATCCTGGGCGTTCAGGCCACCCGGCCCTGGGAGTTTTACCCCAGCAGCTCCTGCCGCACGGTGGTCTTCCCCCTGCTGATCTCTGGCTCCACCTTCTGGCTGCTCAGGCTCTGGGCGGAGCTGGGGCCGTGGCCGGGCCTGGTGAGCGGCTATGTGCTGCTGGTGGGGCCTCGACTCCTCCTCACCGCCCTTTCCTTTGCTCTGGACGGGGCCGTGTACCACCTGGCCCCACGGTTGGGGGCGGATCGCTGGAACGCCCTGGCCCTGCTGTCTGGTTCCTACGTCACCCTGGTCTTCTACACGAGGACCTTCTCCAACACCATTGAGGGACTCCTCTTCGCGTGGCTGCTGGTGCTGGTATCCTCCCATGTAATGTGGGGCCCTACACGCAAGGAGCCTGCACCGGGTCCACGGTGGCACAGCTGGCTTCTTGGAGGCATTGTGGCTGCCGGCTTCTTCAACCGGCCCACCTTTCTAGCCTTTGCTGTCGTCCCCCTCTACCTCTGGGGCACTCGTGGAGCCACAAACCCTGGCTTGAAGTCCCTGACCCGGGAGGCCCTGGTGCTGCTCCCTGGGGCGGCCCTCACAGCAGCGGTGTTTGTGGCCATGGACAGCTGGTATTTCTCCAGCCCCGCTACATCCAGGACCCTTGTCCTTACACCTGTCAACTTCTTGCACTACAACCTGAATCCCCAAAACCTGGCGAGACACGGCACGCACGCGCGGCTCACTCACCTGGCAGTCAACGGCTTCCTGCTCTTCGGGGTGCTACATGCCCAGGCCCTGCAGGCTGCGTGGCAACAGCTGCGAGGCGGCCTCCAGGCCTCGGCACAAATGGGCCTCCTGAGGGCACTGGGTGCCGGGAGCCTGCTGTCCAGCCCCAGGTCCTATCTCCTTCTCCTCTACTTCATGCCTCTGGCCCTGCTGTCTGCCTTTAGCCACCAGGAGGCTCGGTTCCTGATTCCCCTCCTGGTCCCCCTAGTCCTGCTTTGTAGTCCACAGACCCAGCCTGTGCCTTGGAAGGGCACCGTGGTCCTCTTCAATGCCCTTGGTGCCTTCCTCTTCGGCTGCCTGCATCAGGGGGGCCTGGTGCCTGGCCTGGAGTACCTGGAGCAGGTGGTCCATGCCCCTGTGCTCCCAAGCACACCCACCCACTACACGCTCCTCTTCACTCACACCTACATGCCCCCCCGGCACCTCCTACACCTCCCAGGCCTGGGGTCACCAGTGGAGGTGGTGGACATGGGTGGGACTGAGGACTGGGTCCTGTGCCAAACCCTGAAAAGCTTCACCAGACAACCAGCCTGCCAAGTGGCTGGTGGGCCATGGCTCTGCCGCCTCTTTGTGGTGACCCCTGGCACCACCAGGCGTGCCGTGGAGAAGTGCAGCTTCCCCTTCAAGAATGAAACACTTTTATTTCCCCATCTGACCCTGGAGGACCCACCAGCCCTGTCCTCCTTGCTGAGTGGGGCTTGGAGGGACCACCTCAGTCTTCACATTGTGGAGCTGGGGGAAGAAACCTGA